A single genomic interval of Caldisericota bacterium harbors:
- a CDS encoding DUF362 domain-containing protein yields the protein MSTLGIKRCNSYKKQEVSDAFNTVAAPFDKEKIKGKKVAIYFDFPTPNAAILRETIHFLKINGASKITVGASILVDKLPEEIVNLLKEENIQFVDFRKNSYEKLDVQRMEEKSTEHFRGFAFMSPIQYSNERQIAKMGVTGKRIIKYAFIPTTLTETDYIVPVIKMKDSPTTKIGGIVASTLTLMPTMTRNQVLLTKLTFQFWKALLEIYSLIKDNVLFGIVDGVDAIISNSKEINKMNVILFSEDPLALDSTTTVLTGHRSREVESNKVGDSMDLGSGLFDHITTYGDTFLTFRKEVKRSLRYPAKRSIRKIIPHITSEQNKLIDTISNFCPTGAIVKEGKNYKIDKRKCTSCFFCVQLAPDLFKINNN from the coding sequence ATGAGTACACTCGGAATCAAAAGATGCAATTCGTATAAAAAACAAGAAGTAAGTGATGCATTTAACACTGTTGCTGCGCCATTCGATAAAGAAAAAATTAAAGGTAAAAAGGTTGCCATTTATTTTGATTTTCCCACGCCAAATGCAGCAATTTTAAGAGAAACAATCCATTTTCTTAAAATAAATGGTGCAAGCAAAATCACAGTAGGAGCATCCATCTTAGTAGATAAACTGCCCGAAGAAATAGTTAACCTCCTGAAAGAAGAAAACATTCAATTCGTGGACTTCAGAAAAAATTCTTACGAAAAGCTGGATGTCCAGAGAATGGAAGAAAAAAGTACTGAACATTTCAGAGGATTTGCCTTTATGTCGCCCATACAATATTCAAACGAAAGACAGATAGCTAAAATGGGCGTAACAGGAAAAAGAATAATCAAATATGCTTTCATTCCAACAACTCTCACAGAAACAGATTATATTGTCCCTGTGATAAAAATGAAAGATTCTCCCACTACAAAAATAGGAGGAATTGTAGCATCAACCCTTACTCTTATGCCAACAATGACTAGAAATCAAGTACTATTAACTAAATTAACATTTCAATTTTGGAAAGCTCTTCTCGAAATATATTCTTTAATAAAAGATAATGTATTGTTTGGCATTGTTGACGGAGTGGATGCTATAATAAGTAATAGCAAAGAGATAAACAAAATGAACGTAATCCTCTTCTCTGAAGATCCACTTGCTTTAGATTCTACCACCACTGTGCTGACGGGTCATAGATCAAGAGAAGTAGAATCAAACAAAGTGGGCGATTCTATGGATCTTGGCAGTGGTTTATTTGATCATATTACAACATACGGAGATACTTTTCTTACATTTAGAAAAGAAGTGAAACGCTCTTTAAGATACCCTGCAAAAAGATCAATCCGAAAAATTATTCCGCACATCACTTCTGAACAGAACAAATTGATAGATACAATCTCAAATTTTTGCCCAACCGGCGCTATTGTAAAAGAAGGCAAAAATTACAAAATCGACAAAAGAAAATGTACATCTTGCTTTTTTTGCGTACAATTAGCCCCTGACCTTTTTAAAATTAATAACAATTAG
- a CDS encoding RidA family protein, with amino-acid sequence MTVEKRLEDLRIILPPPSENLGSYAPAILTRNIVYLSGIVPVRNKKIIAGKFGKDFNLENGKEIAELCALQLISNLKKAIGNLDKVKQIVKIEGFINSTAEFTEQSRVMNVVSNFVATIFNNNEKGKHSRTAIGVISLPVGAAMEISTIVELY; translated from the coding sequence ATGACAGTAGAAAAACGCTTAGAAGATCTTAGGATTATTCTGCCGCCACCTTCTGAAAACCTGGGATCATATGCCCCAGCCATTCTCACGAGGAACATTGTTTACCTTTCAGGTATTGTGCCTGTACGTAACAAAAAGATTATAGCGGGAAAATTCGGGAAAGATTTTAACTTAGAAAATGGTAAGGAAATTGCAGAGCTATGTGCCCTACAACTCATTTCAAACTTAAAAAAAGCAATAGGAAACCTGGACAAAGTAAAACAAATTGTTAAAATTGAAGGCTTCATAAATTCAACGGCCGAATTTACAGAACAATCCAGAGTAATGAACGTAGTATCCAATTTTGTAGCCACAATTTTTAATAATAATGAAAAAGGCAAACATTCAAGAACAGCAATCGGTGTAATCAGTTTACCTGTTGGGGCTGCAATGGAAATAAGCACAATAGTAGAATTATATTAA
- a CDS encoding endonuclease gives MQKNILNVFQLLRNEFGIQNWWPAETPFEVMVGAVLTQQTSWKNVEKAINSLKEKGVLTPSSFNKMPLERIKQLIKPAGFYNIKSERLKVLTEYFIKQYSGSISQMQKTTVSNLRKELLSIRGIGKETADSILLYALNKKIFVVDTYTIRMAHRTDILNSTDYDEIRKIFETNLKKHKINGYSAVDVFKEMHALIVELGKRYCKKIPICNECPLNKMCKKKGV, from the coding sequence TTGCAAAAAAACATTCTAAACGTATTTCAACTTCTTCGTAATGAATTTGGTATACAGAACTGGTGGCCAGCCGAAACGCCATTTGAGGTAATGGTAGGAGCCGTTCTTACGCAGCAAACTTCCTGGAAAAATGTTGAAAAAGCAATAAATAGTTTAAAAGAGAAAGGAGTACTTACACCTTCCTCTTTTAACAAAATGCCTCTCGAGAGGATAAAACAACTCATAAAACCTGCTGGTTTTTATAATATAAAAAGTGAACGGCTAAAAGTGCTTACAGAATATTTCATCAAACAATATAGCGGCAGTATATCTCAGATGCAAAAGACTACAGTATCTAACCTAAGGAAAGAGCTTCTGTCAATAAGAGGGATTGGCAAGGAAACGGCAGATTCAATTCTTCTCTACGCCTTAAACAAAAAAATCTTTGTTGTAGATACTTATACAATAAGGATGGCACACAGAACAGATATTTTAAATAGTACTGATTACGATGAAATAAGAAAAATTTTTGAAACCAATTTGAAAAAACATAAAATTAACGGCTATTCTGCTGTTGATGTTTTTAAAGAAATGCATGCACTTATTGTTGAGTTAGGCAAACGCTATTGCAAAAAAATACCAATTTGCAATGAATGCCCGTTAAATAAAATGTGTAAAAAGAAAGGAGTATAA
- the ftsH gene encoding ATP-dependent zinc metalloprotease FtsH: MAKKNNKNFFKKEIIAWVILIIILFSVSTFFGRNSGAPITTVPYSEFIDRVNSGDVTSVQIKMKENYPSQVIGTLKDGSFIDSYPPGNIDTLEKDLIEKGVTYDVNPSNNTFWMIFWNIAPWILIIGVWWFFMQKMMQGAGGGANQAFSFGKSKAKLFLDNKPRVTFKDVAGVEEVKEELKEIIEFLKNPKKFAQFGAKIPKGVLLLGPPGCGKTLIARAVAGEAKVPFFSVSGSEFVEMFVGVGASRVRDLFKQAKTYGPCIIFIDEIDAVGRHRGAGIGGGHDEREQTLNQLLVEMDGFDPHTGIIVIAATNRPDILDTALLRPGRFDRRIVVGLPTSKDREEILKVHGKKKTFTKEMNFKSIAQQTPGFTGADLENLLNEAALLAIRKNKKEISQQEIEEAVDKVIAGPEKKSLILSEEEKRAVAIHETGHAIVNTALPTGDIVHRISVVSRGMALGYNLQLPERDKYLQKKSELMNKISALLGGRAAEEVILHETSTGAANDLKRATDIARKMVRAYGMSDKLGPITFGKHNEMIFLGKDLGEERDYSETTANLIDAEVKKIIETSYEKAKFLIEKQLKTVMTITNALLEKETLQGEELKKYLSLIKKEKKKIAKKHSKRISTSS, encoded by the coding sequence ATGGCTAAGAAAAATAATAAAAACTTCTTTAAAAAAGAAATTATTGCCTGGGTGATTCTGATAATAATTTTATTCTCGGTTTCAACCTTTTTTGGCAGAAATAGCGGTGCTCCCATTACAACAGTGCCTTACTCAGAATTTATTGATAGAGTGAACTCCGGGGATGTAACGTCTGTACAAATAAAAATGAAAGAAAATTATCCATCTCAGGTAATTGGCACACTAAAAGATGGATCTTTTATAGATTCGTATCCGCCCGGCAATATAGATACTCTTGAAAAAGATCTGATAGAAAAGGGCGTTACCTACGATGTTAATCCGAGCAATAACACATTCTGGATGATATTCTGGAATATTGCACCATGGATTCTTATCATTGGCGTATGGTGGTTTTTTATGCAGAAAATGATGCAAGGAGCAGGTGGCGGAGCAAATCAAGCATTTAGCTTCGGGAAAAGCAAAGCCAAATTGTTTCTTGATAATAAACCACGGGTTACCTTTAAAGATGTAGCAGGTGTCGAGGAAGTAAAAGAAGAACTTAAAGAAATAATAGAATTTTTAAAAAATCCAAAGAAATTCGCACAATTTGGCGCAAAAATACCAAAAGGAGTACTGCTTTTAGGCCCTCCTGGCTGTGGAAAAACACTGATAGCAAGAGCAGTCGCCGGAGAGGCAAAAGTTCCTTTCTTTTCTGTTTCAGGCTCAGAATTTGTAGAAATGTTTGTTGGTGTCGGTGCATCCAGAGTAAGAGACTTATTTAAGCAGGCAAAAACATATGGACCATGCATAATATTTATAGATGAAATTGATGCCGTAGGTAGACATAGAGGAGCAGGAATTGGCGGAGGACACGATGAAAGAGAACAAACCTTAAATCAGCTCCTTGTAGAAATGGATGGGTTTGATCCACATACCGGTATTATTGTAATAGCTGCTACAAACAGGCCAGACATATTGGATACTGCGTTATTAAGACCGGGAAGATTTGATAGAAGAATTGTAGTAGGGCTGCCTACCTCAAAAGACAGGGAAGAAATTCTTAAAGTTCATGGAAAGAAAAAAACATTTACAAAAGAAATGAACTTTAAGTCAATTGCTCAACAAACACCGGGCTTTACTGGAGCAGACCTTGAAAACTTGTTAAATGAAGCAGCGCTTTTGGCAATAAGAAAAAATAAAAAAGAGATTTCCCAGCAAGAAATCGAAGAAGCAGTCGATAAAGTTATAGCAGGACCAGAAAAAAAATCGTTGATACTTTCAGAAGAAGAAAAAAGAGCAGTTGCCATCCACGAAACAGGACATGCTATCGTTAACACTGCTCTTCCTACCGGTGATATTGTCCATAGAATTTCCGTTGTATCAAGAGGAATGGCATTGGGATACAACCTTCAACTTCCTGAAAGAGATAAATATCTACAGAAAAAAAGTGAACTGATGAATAAAATTTCAGCACTTTTAGGCGGACGGGCAGCAGAGGAAGTAATACTTCATGAAACTTCAACTGGCGCGGCAAATGATCTTAAACGCGCAACCGATATTGCAAGAAAAATGGTAAGAGCATATGGAATGAGTGATAAGTTAGGGCCAATCACCTTTGGTAAACATAACGAAATGATTTTTCTTGGTAAAGATTTGGGGGAAGAAAGGGATTACAGCGAAACCACTGCCAACCTTATTGATGCAGAAGTAAAAAAAATCATCGAAACAAGCTATGAAAAAGCAAAATTTCTCATCGAAAAACAACTTAAGACAGTAATGACCATTACAAACGCACTATTAGAAAAAGAAACACTTCAAGGTGAAGAGCTTAAAAAATATCTATCGCTGATAAAAAAAGAAAAAAAGAAAATTGCAAAAAAACATTCTAAACGTATTTCAACTTCTTCGTAA
- a CDS encoding HD domain-containing protein, translated as MKKQFVKDLKPGVFVKSIFIVAETEKALTKDKKVYVSLILADKTGRIYGKIWDNATELGKLFKKGDIVEISGSITAYKGTPQIRVETLRKCSEEEIDSTDFLPVTEKDRDVLLKNFLEKAESVQDPYLKSLLKNIFANKRIIDGIKNAPASVSIHHSYVGGLLEHTLNVVKICETVASMYPVVDRDLLVTGALLHDIGKSEEYNYSKIIEHTDNGKLLGHIALEMVFISKEIEKIQSFPDNLELDLLHLILSHHGEREYGSPKIPCTVEAAVLAYADLLDSRVKSFIEVANSSKEDWSGYIGFLGRKIFKRQE; from the coding sequence ATGAAAAAACAGTTTGTTAAGGATTTAAAACCAGGTGTTTTTGTGAAAAGCATTTTTATTGTTGCAGAAACCGAAAAGGCGCTTACAAAGGACAAAAAGGTGTATGTTTCACTTATTCTTGCAGATAAGACAGGGAGAATATATGGGAAAATATGGGATAATGCCACGGAACTTGGCAAATTGTTTAAAAAAGGAGATATCGTTGAGATCTCAGGTAGTATTACAGCCTATAAGGGAACACCTCAAATTCGTGTGGAAACCTTGCGAAAATGCAGCGAGGAGGAAATAGATAGTACTGATTTTTTACCAGTTACAGAAAAAGATAGAGATGTTTTGCTTAAAAATTTTTTAGAAAAAGCGGAAAGTGTCCAAGATCCGTACCTTAAATCTCTTTTAAAAAATATATTTGCTAACAAACGAATTATTGATGGCATAAAGAATGCTCCTGCAAGTGTCTCTATACATCATAGTTATGTGGGAGGCCTGCTCGAACATACTTTGAATGTCGTAAAAATATGCGAAACAGTAGCATCTATGTATCCAGTGGTGGATCGAGATTTATTAGTAACCGGTGCACTTTTGCATGATATCGGGAAGAGTGAAGAATATAACTACAGCAAAATAATTGAACACACAGATAATGGTAAATTGTTGGGGCACATTGCGCTTGAAATGGTATTTATAAGCAAAGAGATTGAAAAGATACAATCTTTTCCTGACAATCTTGAACTTGATCTATTGCATCTCATTCTTTCACATCACGGCGAACGTGAATATGGATCTCCAAAAATTCCCTGTACTGTAGAGGCAGCTGTACTTGCTTATGCCGATCTGCTGGATAGCAGGGTTAAAAGTTTTATTGAGGTAGCAAATAGTAGCAAAGAAGATTGGAGTGGCTATATTGGCTTTCTTGGGAGAAAAATTTTTAAGAGACAAGAATAA
- a CDS encoding universal stress protein yields the protein MFEKIIFPYDFSEYVEKAIPYIEKFKSIGGKEVIIIYVVEYNEIFKHVLYKELEVKRFEEKMNLKLKPLKEKFEKIGFDVTICLEFGPPDKVIIKKTLEYKADIIVIGRKGRSAVGSFFLGSTTLSVLQRASIPVLVVPSK from the coding sequence TTGTTTGAAAAAATAATTTTCCCATACGATTTTTCTGAATATGTGGAAAAGGCAATTCCTTATATCGAAAAATTTAAGAGTATAGGGGGAAAAGAAGTTATTATTATTTATGTAGTAGAATACAATGAAATTTTTAAGCATGTACTATACAAAGAATTGGAGGTGAAAAGGTTTGAGGAAAAAATGAATCTTAAACTTAAACCTCTCAAAGAAAAATTTGAAAAAATAGGTTTCGACGTGACAATATGCTTGGAGTTTGGCCCACCTGACAAGGTCATTATTAAAAAAACGTTAGAATATAAGGCGGATATTATTGTAATTGGTAGAAAAGGAAGGAGTGCTGTTGGTTCGTTTTTTTTGGGAAGCACTACATTGAGCGTATTGCAGAGAGCATCAATTCCCGTGCTTGTAGTACCATCCAAATAA
- the hpt gene encoding hypoxanthine phosphoribosyltransferase, giving the protein MKRDVKEILFSKEDIEQRIKIVGSQINTDYKGKFPLFVCILRGAFMFLADLSKEIKIDMSIDFMAISSYGGNTESTGQVKILKDLDTPINDRHVLIIEDIVDTGLTMDAVTRLLKTRNPKSIKICTLLDKEERRKIPIKVNYYGFKIPNKFVIGYGLDYKEKYRNLPFIGVLKEKIYN; this is encoded by the coding sequence ATGAAAAGAGATGTTAAAGAAATCCTTTTTTCAAAGGAAGATATTGAACAACGTATTAAAATAGTAGGAAGTCAAATTAATACAGATTATAAGGGCAAATTTCCCTTATTCGTCTGTATTTTAAGAGGGGCTTTTATGTTTCTTGCAGACCTTTCCAAAGAGATAAAAATTGATATGTCGATTGATTTTATGGCAATTTCAAGCTACGGAGGGAACACAGAATCTACAGGGCAAGTAAAAATCTTAAAGGACCTTGATACCCCCATCAATGATAGACATGTACTTATTATTGAAGATATTGTAGATACAGGCCTCACAATGGATGCAGTAACGCGATTACTTAAAACAAGAAATCCAAAAAGCATAAAAATTTGCACATTGCTAGATAAAGAAGAACGAAGAAAAATACCTATAAAAGTCAATTATTACGGATTTAAAATACCAAATAAATTTGTTATAGGTTACGGATTAGATTACAAAGAAAAATATAGAAACCTCCCATTTATAGGCGTATTAAAAGAAAAAATTTACAACTGA
- the ispF gene encoding 2-C-methyl-D-erythritol 2,4-cyclodiphosphate synthase: MGGVKIPYKFGLEGHSDADVLIHALVDAVLGAAALGDIGALFPDVEEKYRNIRSSILLEEALKRVQIDGWNVENIDATVIVEEPELMPFIKKINENLSKIININLNKINVKATTNEGMGFIGRKEGIAALAVVLLKKGNRQ; encoded by the coding sequence ATTGGAGGAGTCAAGATTCCATATAAATTTGGATTGGAAGGTCATTCAGATGCAGATGTATTGATACATGCTCTTGTTGATGCAGTTCTTGGGGCAGCAGCGTTAGGCGATATAGGTGCACTATTCCCGGACGTGGAAGAAAAATATAGAAATATAAGGAGCAGTATTCTGCTTGAAGAAGCATTAAAACGTGTACAGATTGATGGATGGAATGTTGAAAATATTGATGCTACCGTTATTGTGGAGGAACCGGAATTAATGCCATTTATCAAAAAGATAAATGAGAATCTTTCTAAAATTATTAATATTAATTTGAACAAAATTAACGTAAAAGCAACAACGAACGAGGGAATGGGTTTTATTGGCAGAAAAGAAGGCATTGCTGCATTAGCTGTCGTATTGTTAAAAAAAGGGAATAGACAATGA
- the tilS gene encoding tRNA lysidine(34) synthetase TilS, producing MKKINISNEVKNTIEEFALIKKRERVLVGISGGADSMCLLHILNELKDELGFSIAVATFNHKMRKESEEETKFVSSIAAKLDIPFFYNEKNIKKLAKMRSRSLEDMAREERFAFFLKIKQEEKYDKTALAHTMDDLVETTLIHLLKGTGVTGLIGIRPKSFQGIIHPLIRITRKDVEAYIKLNKIPFRTDWTNFSLDYLRNRVRHQLVPLLASLNPEIKRHILNLSLTLLEEEQFINEISLKDKALLFNKERYSLTIFNALPLFEKRRIIKLMLYKYATFDRIERIVQFLSTEKSNKTNLYGNLYILKNKKEFWIEKTNPLPFTLKKEYPITIPGATSIEKANIIIKTEIIDNVKKSTLDSNKIVVDMDNIPLPLKVRFRKKGDKISLKMGNKKIQDLFVNQKIGVKTRHKVPLLVSSKNEIIWVIGVRRSNLYQITKNTKNKLLLTATLRKTIF from the coding sequence ATGAAGAAAATTAATATAAGTAATGAAGTAAAAAATACAATAGAAGAATTTGCCCTAATTAAAAAAAGAGAACGTGTCCTTGTAGGCATATCCGGAGGAGCAGATTCGATGTGTTTATTGCACATTCTGAATGAATTAAAAGACGAACTTGGTTTTTCAATTGCAGTAGCCACCTTCAATCATAAAATGAGGAAAGAATCTGAAGAAGAAACAAAATTTGTAAGCAGTATAGCTGCCAAGCTCGATATTCCATTTTTCTATAACGAAAAAAACATCAAAAAGCTTGCCAAAATGCGCTCACGCTCATTGGAAGATATGGCAAGAGAAGAAAGATTTGCATTCTTTTTAAAGATTAAGCAAGAGGAAAAATATGACAAAACCGCACTAGCCCATACTATGGACGATCTCGTGGAAACCACTCTCATCCATTTATTAAAAGGCACAGGTGTCACAGGGCTCATTGGTATTCGACCAAAAAGCTTTCAAGGAATTATCCATCCATTGATTCGTATAACAAGAAAAGACGTAGAAGCGTATATAAAATTGAATAAAATTCCATTTAGAACAGATTGGACAAATTTTTCGCTTGACTATTTGAGAAATAGAGTACGCCATCAGCTCGTTCCCTTGCTTGCCTCTCTAAACCCAGAAATTAAGCGACATATTTTAAATCTATCATTAACTTTGCTTGAAGAAGAGCAGTTTATAAATGAAATCTCGCTAAAGGACAAGGCACTCCTTTTCAACAAAGAACGATATTCTCTTACTATTTTCAACGCCTTACCTTTATTCGAAAAACGAAGAATCATAAAATTAATGCTGTACAAATATGCAACATTCGACAGAATAGAGCGAATCGTACAATTTTTATCAACAGAAAAAAGTAATAAAACAAATTTGTATGGCAATCTTTACATACTAAAAAATAAAAAAGAATTCTGGATAGAAAAAACCAACCCTCTACCTTTTACACTAAAAAAAGAATACCCGATTACCATACCAGGAGCAACATCGATAGAGAAAGCGAATATCATAATAAAAACAGAAATTATTGATAATGTTAAAAAATCAACGTTAGATAGCAATAAAATCGTTGTTGATATGGATAATATCCCTCTGCCTCTCAAAGTGCGATTCAGGAAAAAGGGAGACAAAATCAGCCTCAAAATGGGAAACAAAAAAATCCAGGATCTCTTTGTAAACCAGAAAATAGGTGTAAAAACAAGACATAAAGTTCCGCTACTTGTAAGCAGTAAAAATGAAATCATCTGGGTTATAGGCGTAAGAAGAAGCAATTTATACCAAATAACCAAAAATACAAAAAATAAACTGCTTCTCACCGCTACTTTAAGAAAAACCATTTTCTGA
- the uppP gene encoding undecaprenyl-diphosphatase UppP, which translates to MNILRAIILGAIQGLTEFLPVSSSGNLVIYPAIFGWGTPTLSFAMALHLGTLFAVLLYYLRDVKKLVIGFFHTFKSNKTDEQSFYVRLFWLLFVALLPASIVGLLFSDKVGEVFAQPHIVSIFLFITAAILIISSINFHEKRDTLKHISLKHALSVGFLQVIALFPGISRSGSTIAGGIFSGMNREDAAKFSFLLSIPIIGGAGLLELRSALNVSISGVSFSALLTGFLASFIFGFLSIKFFFAVIRKAKFYYFALYCIMLGVVGFIFT; encoded by the coding sequence ATGAATATATTAAGGGCAATTATTTTAGGCGCTATCCAGGGATTGACAGAATTTTTACCTGTTAGCAGTTCAGGTAATCTTGTTATTTATCCTGCAATTTTTGGGTGGGGTACACCAACGCTTTCTTTTGCAATGGCTCTGCACCTGGGAACGCTTTTTGCCGTTCTTTTATACTATTTAAGAGACGTGAAGAAGCTTGTTATAGGTTTTTTCCACACATTTAAAAGCAATAAAACAGACGAACAAAGCTTTTATGTTCGGTTGTTTTGGCTTCTTTTTGTAGCCTTGCTTCCAGCCAGTATTGTGGGCTTACTTTTTTCTGATAAAGTTGGTGAAGTATTTGCTCAGCCACATATTGTTTCTATATTTTTGTTTATTACTGCGGCTATTCTTATCATATCCAGCATTAATTTTCATGAGAAGCGCGATACTTTAAAACATATTTCTTTAAAGCACGCGTTATCTGTGGGTTTTCTCCAGGTTATCGCACTGTTTCCTGGTATTTCTCGTTCGGGCTCTACTATTGCGGGTGGAATTTTTTCTGGAATGAATAGAGAAGATGCGGCAAAATTTTCTTTTCTTCTTTCCATTCCTATCATTGGGGGAGCAGGCCTTCTTGAATTGAGGAGCGCCTTGAACGTATCCATCTCTGGGGTTTCTTTCAGTGCACTTTTAACAGGTTTTCTTGCTTCCTTTATTTTTGGTTTCTTGTCGATAAAATTCTTTTTTGCGGTTATTAGAAAAGCAAAATTTTATTATTTTGCTTTGTATTGTATAATGCTTGGTGTTGTTGGATTTATATTTACTTAA
- a CDS encoding RNA polymerase sigma factor — MKYEFEEIVDKYYKDVYRFIFMMVKNRDDAEDITQDTFLRVKRYLWTFRGRSSILTWIYRIATNEVKKFFKKANKINHFCKTLNVSEENSCDTLSSAMKKLDYGAYEILFLKYFKNMSEKEIAFIVNVPEGTVKSRLFNARKKLKEVIENG; from the coding sequence ATGAAGTATGAATTTGAGGAAATTGTTGATAAATATTATAAAGATGTATACCGGTTTATTTTTATGATGGTAAAAAACAGAGATGATGCTGAAGATATTACACAGGATACATTTCTCAGAGTAAAGCGGTATCTCTGGACATTCAGGGGCAGATCTTCTATTCTTACCTGGATTTATAGAATCGCGACAAATGAAGTGAAGAAATTTTTTAAAAAAGCTAATAAGATAAATCATTTTTGCAAAACATTGAATGTGAGCGAAGAGAATTCGTGTGATACGTTAAGCAGTGCTATGAAGAAACTGGATTATGGTGCATATGAAATTTTATTTTTAAAATATTTTAAAAATATGAGCGAAAAGGAGATAGCGTTTATTGTGAATGTACCGGAAGGCACAGTTAAATCGCGCTTATTTAATGCGCGTAAAAAGCTAAAAGAGGTGATCGAAAATGGATGA
- the era gene encoding GTPase Era, whose amino-acid sequence MKSGFIAILGRPNVGKSTLLNYLVGTKISIISPKPQTTRFKILGVKNLPDAQLVFIDTPGVHNARSALNKYMVETAIRSIKGVDLVYLMIEPEDFPGEEYLKIMEKLDKIDIPVFLVINKIDQHSETQIKATEQEFRKLFPFKEVVKITALTGKNIDLLVKKTKKYLQEGPEYFPKDMLTDRPLPLLIAETIREKLFLRLGKELPYSAAVNIEEMEERKNGVLYVRAVISIARESQKGIVIGKRGKMLKKIGTEARVDIQQIVNKSVYLDIFVRTEKDWPKLEEKVKKLGYRVSD is encoded by the coding sequence ATGAAAAGCGGATTTATTGCCATTTTGGGTAGACCAAATGTTGGGAAATCTACGCTGCTTAACTATCTTGTGGGCACCAAGATTTCTATCATTTCACCAAAACCACAGACTACGCGCTTCAAAATTTTAGGAGTAAAAAATCTTCCTGATGCGCAATTAGTATTTATAGACACTCCCGGAGTACATAATGCCAGAAGTGCATTAAATAAATATATGGTAGAAACTGCTATAAGAAGCATAAAAGGAGTTGATCTTGTATATCTTATGATAGAACCTGAAGATTTTCCCGGAGAAGAATACCTGAAAATAATGGAAAAACTTGACAAAATAGATATTCCGGTATTTCTTGTAATAAACAAAATAGACCAGCACAGTGAAACCCAAATTAAAGCCACTGAGCAAGAATTTAGAAAGCTATTCCCATTTAAAGAAGTGGTAAAAATCACTGCATTAACAGGAAAAAATATTGATTTGCTCGTTAAGAAAACGAAAAAATATCTTCAAGAGGGGCCAGAATACTTTCCAAAAGATATGTTAACAGATAGACCGTTGCCACTTTTAATCGCTGAGACAATAAGAGAAAAACTATTTCTTCGTCTTGGAAAAGAACTCCCCTACTCCGCTGCCGTAAATATAGAAGAAATGGAAGAAAGAAAGAACGGGGTACTATATGTCCGTGCTGTAATATCTATCGCAAGAGAATCTCAAAAAGGAATCGTAATAGGGAAAAGGGGCAAAATGCTCAAAAAAATTGGCACAGAGGCACGTGTTGACATACAACAAATCGTGAACAAATCCGTTTATCTGGATATTTTTGTGCGCACAGAAAAAGATTGGCCAAAATTAGAAGAAAAAGTAAAAAAATTAGGATACAGAGTCTCTGATTGA